The following are from one region of the Quercus robur chromosome 1, dhQueRobu3.1, whole genome shotgun sequence genome:
- the LOC126689009 gene encoding uncharacterized protein LOC126689009 — protein MSVGNATDPTHRDRPKVETERGGVICLLPNNLSEIGVEYVEVYISDTSNECSNNLSIEEEGDCTKFQKLDVQTNVQLTPTSVLKENKRAYSGTTTKQQRKKIQKTL, from the exons ATGTCGGTTGGCAATGCAACCGACCCAACCCATCGAGACCGGCCCAAAG tggAAACTGAGCGAGGTGGAGTTATCTGCTTGCTTCCTAATAATCTTAGCGAAATTGGTGTGGAGTACGTTGAG GTTTACATCAGTGATACTTCAAATGAATGTAGCAACAACTTATCaattgaagaagaaggtgattgtacaaaatttcaaaaacttgatgTTCAAACCAATGTGCAACTCACACCAACATCTGtactcaaggaaaacaaaagagCATATTCAGGGACTACTACaaagcaacaaaggaagaagatacaaaaaacactttaa
- the LOC126689000 gene encoding U-box domain-containing protein 43-like, which yields MTSAPPTPSSASVSAAIDSIQQSLSELCPTGDHQPRFYFDNPRRFCSFASRLQFILQQLLRSSPSPESLPAAALTALKGISADLSVAADAASLYSKRSKIFVLVNCRSLCDSLQERTSAIANWLALLDSDLPDLRKRIADLSRDMKQTQFTVTENEERVHCTLQKEGQGRRTSKAVQSAIIMDLARALGIESDNYSELSEQVKLFKDDLTRSNSISERRILVSLERILSNWSVQPDIVAPTLDFDFEDDAAQISPFKNFLCPLTKEVMKDPVVLESSQNYERTAIEYWFERCIEDGRDPTCPVTGQVLKSLELKPNIGLAGAIEEWISRNIEIQVKTAVQCLSEEPVAVENIERILDSIYKVSEDYPSCRYRVRNAGIVLLIVKLLRNCSKSIGTHLRSKALMTLFSMARDEESKKIMLEEGITRLAIHGLIGSSEKEREYAVKLLLEFSSDEACCTKIASEKGALVLLSSLAGNLEHPSLSNLAEEVLKQMERVEENVQPLAAAGRFEPLLSRLCEASDDVKIEMASIVGRMTLTNSSKEQIARQSSKILVELLSKPEGRAPSLQALYNLSGFDDNATILVDAAVLPALINILFENQDDSPDLKELAASTIANIVSNPGHWELASIDKKGHSMQSKSFIFRLLELLSAAPVQCQAPILHILYGIASSPQASESVASHVKSGEGIKTIISFLEHPEVEHRIYAFRLTRVLSERFGQDLANELRPNKLPLLKDKLLDNQSTEGERSDAACILANLSLSEDEVKTLLGASFVKWTVTTLRNQSRSSNVRISRPASSMAEGLLGLLLHFTRSLDSQTLSIVKEHRLMTIFCGQLGFSSKPRVKQLAALGLKNLSECGRSVTSGDAEPPPPQGFCSSLVFMCGRASKNPSTCPIHDAACEEDSQLCLHKSSCIKPLVELLADEDTGVQIAAVDALSTLVSDTSNNFKRVVEELEQQGVIDALITLFTEVRPGELQERAIWMIERILRVESQSQRLGLNQSLVRALVEAFKHGSANAKRHAQDALTNLKQISGVSGKASSQTRSR from the exons ATGACGTCAGCACCACCAACGCCCTCGTCGGCGTCAGTTTCAGCCGCGATTGACTCTATCCAGCAATCGCTCTCTGAGCTCTGCCCCACCGGGGACCACCAACCTCGGTTCTACTTCGACAACCCTCGGCGTTTCTGCTCCTTCGCAAGCCGCCTCCAGTTCATTCTCCAACAGCTCCTCCGCTCCTCCCCTTCGCCTGAGTCTCTCCCCGCCGCCGCACTCACTGCACTCAAAGGAATCTCTGCCGATCTCTCTGTAGCCGCCGATGCGGCTTCGCTTTACTCCAAACGCAGCAAGATCTTCGTCCTCGTCAATTGCCGATCGCTCTGCGATTCTCTCCAAGAGCGCACTTCAGCCATAGCCAATTGGCTTGCTTTGCTCGACTCCGACCTCCCCGATCTCCGCAAAAGAATCGCCGATCTCTCCCGAGACATGAAGCAAACTCAATTCACT GTAACGGAGAACGAGGAGAGAGTGCATTGTACGCTACAGAAAGAGGGACAAGGAAGACGAACAAGCAAAGCAGTACAAAGCGCCATAATCATGGACTTAGCGCGAGCTCTAGGGATTGAATCCGATAACTATTCCGAGTTATCGGAGCAAGTCAAGCTCTTCAAAGACGACCTAACGCGTTCCAATTCGATATCCGAGAGGCGGATTTTGGTCTCTCTGGAGAGAATCTTAAGCAACTGGTCAGTTCAGCCGGACATCGTTGCGCCGACACTGGACTTCGATTTCGAAGACGACGCCGCTCAGATATCGCCGTTCAAGAATTTCCTGTGTCCTTTAACCAAAGAGGTGATGAAGGATCCCGTGGTGCTCGAGTCTTCTCAGAACTACGAGCGCACCGCCATTGAGTACTGGTTCGAGCGGTGCATAGAGGACGGTCGTGATCCGACTTGTCCAGTCAccggacaggtgctcaagtcgTTGGAGTTGAAACCGAATATCGGATTGGCCGGAGCAATTGAGGAGTGGATTAGTAGGAATATTGAAATTCAGGTTAAGACCGCAGTGCAATGTCTTAGTGAGGAGCCTGTTGCAGTGGAAAACATTGAGAGAATACTGGATAGTATCTATAAGGTTTCGGAAGATTATCCTAGTTGTAGATATAGAGTGAGGAATGCTGGCATTGTTCTCCTCATTGTTAAATTGCTTAGGAATTGTTCCAAGAGTATAGGGACGCATTTGAGAAGCAAGGCGCTTATGACTTTGTTTAGCATGGCTAGAGATGAAGAAAGCAAG aaAATAATGCTTGAAGAGGGTATCACTAGATTGGCCATACATGGTCTTATTGGGAGctcagagaaagagagagagtatgcTGTGAAGTTATTACTTGAGTTCTCTAGTGATGAAGCTTGTTGCACAAAAATTGCATCAGAAAAAGGTGCATTAGTTCTTCTCTCAAGCCTGGCAGGAAATCTGGAGCATCCTTCTTTATCCAATCTAGCTGAGGAGGTGTTGAAGCAAATGGAGAGGGTGGAGGAAAATGTTCAACCTTTAGCAGCTGCTGGGAGATTTGAACCCTTACTTAGTCGGCTATGTGAAG CTTCTGATGATGTTAAAATAGAGATGGCATCTATTGTGGGAAGGATGACCTTGACAAATAGCAGTAAAGAACAAATTGCTAGGCAAAGTTCAAAAATACTAGTTGAATTACTATCTAAGCCAGAAGGAAGGGCACCAAGCTTGCAAGCACTGTATAATTTGTCAGGGTTCGATGATAATGCAACCATCCTTGTTGACGCTGCAGTGCTTCCAGCTCTTATAAATATTCTGTTTGAAAATCAGGATGATTCTCCTGATTTGAAGGAATTGGCTGCATCTACAATTGCCAACATTGTTTCAAATCCAGGACACTGGGAGTTGGCATCCATTGACAAGAAAGGTCATTCAATGCAGTCCAAATCATTTATATTTAGGCTTTTGGAGCTTCTATCTGCTGCACCCGTTCAATGTCAAGCACCCATTCTCCATATCCTATATGGAATTGCATCGTCTCCCCAAGCATCAG AATCGGTAGCATCTCATGTAAAATCTGGGGAAGGCATCAAAACCATCATATCATTTCTTGAACACCCAGAAGTTGAACATAGAATTTATGCTTTCAGACTTACAAGAGTACTCTCAGAAAGGTTTGGTCAAGATTTAGCAAATGAGTTGAGACCTAACAAGCTTCCCTTGTTGAAAGACAAACTCTTAGACAACCAATCTACAGAAGGTGAGCGATCTGATGCTGCTTGTATACTTGCTAACCTTTCCCTATCAGAAGATGAAGTGAAAACACTATTAGGTGCTAGTTTTGTGAAATGGACTGTTACTACTCTCAGAAACCAGAGCCGCAGCTCCAATGTGAGGATTTCTCGACCAGCATCAAGCATGGCAGAGGGGCTTCTTGGACTTTTACTTCACTTTACAAGGAGTCTTGATTCGCAAACTCTTAGTATTGTGAAAGAGCATCGCCTTATGACCATTTTCTGTGGGCAGCTTGGTTTTTCTTCAAAACCAAGAGTGAAACAACTAGCTGCCCTTGGATTGAAAAACTTGTCCGAATGCGGAAGGTCAGTTACTTCTGGGGACGCAGAACCACCACCTCCCCAAGGATTCTGCTCTTCCTTAGTGTTCATGTGTGGGAGGGCTTCAAAGAATCCTTCTACATGTCCCATACATGATGCTGCATGTGAAGAAGATAGTCAGTTGTGTTTGCATAAGAGCAGCTGTATCAAACCCCTGGTTGAGCTTCTAGCAGATGAGGACACTGGTGTTCAGATTGCGGCAGTGGATGCACTTTCCACACTAGTGTCGGATACCTCTAACAATTTCAAGAGAGTAGTTGAAGAGCTTGAGCAGCAGGGTGTGATCGATGCCCTGATCACTCTTTTCACAGAAGTTCGACCGGGAGAGCTTCAAGAGAGGGCAATTTGGATGATAGAGAGGATTCTGAGAGTGGAAAGCCAGAGTCAACGGCTTGGGCTTAATCAGTCTTTGGTTAGGGCATTGGTGGAAGCCTTTAAACATGGGAGTGCCAATGCAAAGAGGCATGCTCAGGATGCGCTTACCAACCTAAAACAGATATCAGGTGTTAGTGGCAAGGCGTCTAGTCAGACTCGGTCACGGTAG